The Terriglobales bacterium genome segment TCCATTCCGGAAATGGAAGTGATGGCGAATGCTGCACGCGAGATGCTTCGCGCCTGAAGGCGCTCAGCATGACGCCACTTCTCACGAGGCAGTCCTGCGCGGCGAACGCACTTTTGCGCTCGGCGTTCCTACTTCGGCGATGTGGTTGAAAGGCAACAACGAGGAATGCAGAACGAAGATTGCAGAAGTTAGCGACCCTTGCGCAGCTTGCGGATTTCCTCCAGGCGCTCGCGGATGCGCTTCTCGATGCCCTGATCGGTGGGGTGGTAATAGCGGCGGTCCTTGAGGTTGTCGGGCAGGCACTGCATGTCGGCGACCTTTTCGTCGAAGTCGTGGGCGTACTGGTATCCCTTGCCGTAGCCGAAGCTTTTCATCAATCCCGTGGGCGCGTTGCGCAGGTGCAGCGGGACGGGCTCGGCGACGGTCTGCTCGACGTCACCTTTCACTTCGCCATAGGCGGCGTAGAGGGCGTTCGACTTGGGAGCGACCGAGAGGTAGACGACCACCTGGGCCAGCGCCAGGTCGCCCTCGGGCTGGCCCAGGAAGTCCACGGCGTCCTTGGCGGCGAGGGTGACAGCGAGGGCGTTGGGATCGGCCAGGCCGATGTCCTCGACCGCCATGCGCACCACGCGGCGGGCGATGTAGAGCGGCTCCTCGCCGGCCTCGAGCATGCGCGCCAGCCAGTAGAGGGCGGCGTCGGGGTCGGAATTGCGCACCGACTTGTGCAGGGCGGAGATGAGGTTGTAATGCTCTTCGCCCGCCTTGTCGTAGAGCAGCACGCGCTTCTGCAGGGCGTCCTTGACCACGTCGTCGGTGATGGCGCCGCCCTTGCCCACGGCCTTGGCGGCGATCTCGAGGACGTTGTAGCCGCTGCGGGCGTCGCCGCTGGAGTACCTGGCGATCCTGTCGAGTACCGCGTCCGGCACCGTCAGTTCCATGTCGCCCAGGCCGCGCTCGCGGTCGGCCACCGCCCGCCGCAGCAGGGCCACGATCTGCTCCTCGGTGAGCGGATGGAGGACGTAAACCCGGCAGCGGGAGAGCAGGGCGGAGATGATCTCGAACGACGGATTCTCGGTGGTGGCGCCGATGAGGCGGATAGCGCCCGACTCGACGTAGGGCAGGAAGGCGTCCTGCTGGGCCTTGTTGAAGCGGTGGATCTCGTCCACGAAGAGGATGGTGCGGGTGCCGTACTGGCGGGCTTTGTCGGCGTCGGCCATGACCGCCTTGATCTCCTTGATGCCGGAGAGCACGGCGGAGAACTCGATGAACTCGGCGTGGGTGAGGTGGGCGATGATCTTGGCCAGGGTGGTCTTGCCGACGCCGGGCGGGCCCCAGAAGATGAGCGAGCCGTGATCGTCGCGCTCGATCTGCACCCGCAGCGGCTTGCCGGGGGCGAGGATGTGCTCCTGGCCGACGAATCCCTCGAGCGTGCGCGGGCGCATGCGCGCCGCCAGCGGCTGCGTCTTGTCGACGGATTCATCGCGCGGGGTGGGTTGAAACAGGCCCATTTGTGATTTCTGATTTGTGATTTGTGATTTAACCCCGTGAATCGCAAATCACAAATCGCAAATCACAAATCCGCGCCGCTGCCGCGCGGCTTCGTAGAGAAGGATAGACGCAGCGATGGCGGCGTTGAGGGAATCGACCTTGGCGGAGTGTGGGACAACCACGGTCTCGTCCATGTCTTTCATGACCTCCCGGGGAAGGCCCGCGCCCTCGTTGCCGATGAACAGAGCCAGCTTGCCCGACAGATCGGCCTCATACGCCGGGGTTCCCTTGTGCGAGGAGGTGGCAACCAGGCGCACCCCGGCCTGACGCAACCTGGACAGGCAATCGTGCAGAGTCACCGTGATGACAGGCAGCCGGAAGACCGAGCCGGCCGAGGCGCGCACCGTCTTCGGTGAAAGGTGGCTGACGGTCTTCTCGGCCAGCAGCATCCCGGTGGCGCCAAAGGCCTCGGCGGAGCGCAACAAGGTGCCGAGATTGCCGGGGTCCTGGAGGCCGGCGGCGACCACCAGCAGCGGCTCCGGCAGGCGCAGTACGTCTTCGAGAACGAAGGACTTCAGCTTCACCAGGGCGGCGACGCCCTGGGGGGTCTCGGTGGCGACGGCGCTGTCGAAGACGGCGTCGGGGAGCTCGACGGTCTCGACCTGGGCGCCGATCTGGGGGAGCAGGCGGCCGGCGGCCGCGATCGCGGACTCGCGGAAGAAGACCGCACGGAAGCGCAAGCCGCTGCGGATGGCTTCCTCGGCGATGCGCAGGCCCTCGATGGCGCAGTGGCCGTCGGGGGTCGGCTCGCCGCGGGAGAAGGCGCGGCGCAGCTCCTTGACCAGCGGGTTCTGGGCGCTGGAGATGTGGCGCAGGCGGGTGCGGGAGGCAAGCGGCACGGTTCGACATCATACCCGCTTCGGAAGTCGCAAGTCGTGAGTCGCAGGTCGCTCGTCCTTGCGGCGGGTGCACTGATATGTTAGTTTTCGCCGTCGAGAAGCGAGAAAGGCGATCCTTGCCCGCCGAGATCATCAGGATCAATTCCGAGAATCCCGAGTCCCGTCTGATCCAGTACGTGGCCGAGCAGATCCGCGCCGGACAGGTGCTGGGCATGCCGACCGACACCTTCTACGGGCTGGCGGCCGACCCCTTCAACCTGCGGGCGGTGGAGCACGTGTACGACATCAAGTCGCGCTCCAAGCACAAGCCGCTTTCGCTGATGATCGAGAGCGTGGACCAGGCGGAGGAACTCACCCGGCCGCTGTCGGAGCAGTTCTACGCGCTGGCGCGGAAGTACTGGCCGGGCCCGCTGACGCTGATCGTGCGTGCGGCGTCGCGGTTGCCCCTGAAGGTGACGGCGAACACGGGGAACGTGGCGCTGCGGGTGCCGGCGTCGAAGATCGCGATCGAGGTGGTGCGCGCGGCGCAGGTGCCGATCACCGCGACCTCGGCCAACGTGAGCGGCGCCGCCGAATGCACCACCGCGGAAGGGGTGCGCGAGCAACTGGGGAGCAAGATCCCGGTGATCGTGGACGGAGGGCCGTCGCCGCGCAACGTGGCTTCCACCATCATCGACCTTACCGACGAGAAGGGGCGCTGGCGGGTCTTGCGTGAAGGCGCCATCTCCAGCCAGGAGATCGCGGAGTTCCTCGGCCACGAGGGATTGGCATAGGCGCATCAAATCCCAGGGGTCCCAGCATTGAGTGACCGACGACACCGATGGTTGTGGCTGCTGGCCGCGTGCCTGCTGGGGGTGGCGGTGTACACCGGGGTGATGTACCGGCGCATCCAGCGGCAGATGTGGGCGGACGAGACCCGGCCGGCGGACGCAATCGTGGTGCTGGGGGCGGCGGAGTACGCGGGGCGTCCTTCGCCGGTCTTCCGGGCGCGCCTGGACCACGCGCTGAGCCTCTACCATCGCGGCATCGCGCCGATGATGATCACCACCGGAGGGAAGGGCGAGGACCCGCAGTTCAGCGAAGGCGGCGTGGGGCGGAAGTATCTCATCGAGCACGGCGTGCCCGATGAGGCCATCATCGCCGAAACCCAGAGCGACAATACCGACGAATCCACCGAGCGGGTGGCGACCATCATGCAGAAGAAC includes the following:
- a CDS encoding replication-associated recombination protein A, with protein sequence MGLFQPTPRDESVDKTQPLAARMRPRTLEGFVGQEHILAPGKPLRVQIERDDHGSLIFWGPPGVGKTTLAKIIAHLTHAEFIEFSAVLSGIKEIKAVMADADKARQYGTRTILFVDEIHRFNKAQQDAFLPYVESGAIRLIGATTENPSFEIISALLSRCRVYVLHPLTEEQIVALLRRAVADRERGLGDMELTVPDAVLDRIARYSSGDARSGYNVLEIAAKAVGKGGAITDDVVKDALQKRVLLYDKAGEEHYNLISALHKSVRNSDPDAALYWLARMLEAGEEPLYIARRVVRMAVEDIGLADPNALAVTLAAKDAVDFLGQPEGDLALAQVVVYLSVAPKSNALYAAYGEVKGDVEQTVAEPVPLHLRNAPTGLMKSFGYGKGYQYAHDFDEKVADMQCLPDNLKDRRYYHPTDQGIEKRIRERLEEIRKLRKGR
- a CDS encoding RNA methyltransferase, which translates into the protein MPLASRTRLRHISSAQNPLVKELRRAFSRGEPTPDGHCAIEGLRIAEEAIRSGLRFRAVFFRESAIAAAGRLLPQIGAQVETVELPDAVFDSAVATETPQGVAALVKLKSFVLEDVLRLPEPLLVVAAGLQDPGNLGTLLRSAEAFGATGMLLAEKTVSHLSPKTVRASAGSVFRLPVITVTLHDCLSRLRQAGVRLVATSSHKGTPAYEADLSGKLALFIGNEGAGLPREVMKDMDETVVVPHSAKVDSLNAAIAASILLYEAARQRRGFVICDL
- a CDS encoding L-threonylcarbamoyladenylate synthase gives rise to the protein MPAEIIRINSENPESRLIQYVAEQIRAGQVLGMPTDTFYGLAADPFNLRAVEHVYDIKSRSKHKPLSLMIESVDQAEELTRPLSEQFYALARKYWPGPLTLIVRAASRLPLKVTANTGNVALRVPASKIAIEVVRAAQVPITATSANVSGAAECTTAEGVREQLGSKIPVIVDGGPSPRNVASTIIDLTDEKGRWRVLREGAISSQEIAEFLGHEGLA
- a CDS encoding YdcF family protein; protein product: MSDRRHRWLWLLAACLLGVAVYTGVMYRRIQRQMWADETRPADAIVVLGAAEYAGRPSPVFRARLDHALSLYHRGIAPMMITTGGKGEDPQFSEGGVGRKYLIEHGVPDEAIIAETQSDNTDESTERVATIMQKNGMKSCVVVSDGYHLYRAKQMLGRYGLQTYGAPRPMPRPQSRWQRALVVLREVLSYTLWRLHVT